The following is a genomic window from Methanobacterium sp..
CATCGTTTAGTATATTCAGCATTGCTTTTGGCAAAGGACTGAAGGTAAGGGTCAGGTTCTTTGATTTGTTCAGAACAACCCCCTTTTCCAAATCAACCTCAAGGGTGTCGCCAACATCAATCTTGTCTGTATCGCATATCAAGACCGGCAGGCCGACATTTATGGCATTTCTAAAGAATATCCTTGCAAAGGACTTTGCAAGCACAGCGCTAACGCCTGCTATCTTTATTATCCTTGGCGCATGTTCCCTGCTTGAGCCAAGCCCAAAATTCCTGCCTGCAACAACAAAATCTCCCTTCTGCACCTTTTTGGGAAACTCTGCATCAGCATCCTCAAGAACATGCTTTGCCAATTCCTCTAAATTTGAACGTAGATGAAAAAGCCTTCCAGGCGCAATATGGTCTGTGCTTATATCATCCCCAAACTTCCAAGCCTTTCCTTCTAACTTCATCTTACGCTCCTGTCCCTCTACCCATCTAAGGGTAAAGGAAAAATTTTCGGTATTTCTGTAAACATTTTACTTTAAATCTTAAAAAAAATAAACCTGTTTTTACTTGCGAGGCTGCATTTTAAACATAAGATATTTCTTTTTCAACAATCCTTGACAGCAGGCAGAAAGTGTGATTGAAATTCAGTTGCTCTACTTCTTCATCACAACCCCTGCAATAAAATAGGTTAACGCAGCAAGTAGCAAAACAGAATTAAATCCAAAGGACATTGCAACGATTAT
Proteins encoded in this region:
- a CDS encoding 3-isopropylmalate dehydratase small subunit, with translation MKLEGKAWKFGDDISTDHIAPGRLFHLRSNLEELAKHVLEDADAEFPKKVQKGDFVVAGRNFGLGSSREHAPRIIKIAGVSAVLAKSFARIFFRNAINVGLPVLICDTDKIDVGDTLEVDLEKGVVLNKSKNLTLTFSPLPKAMLNILNDGGLSSHIKKHGDFKLE